In Lacerta agilis isolate rLacAgi1 chromosome 1, rLacAgi1.pri, whole genome shotgun sequence, the following proteins share a genomic window:
- the LOC117041525 gene encoding serpin A12-like, with amino-acid sequence MAISLLFFLIAGILANNFNLPNSVNPSSYMNRCDNDESNPQDMNRQNQPSGGRTQTPNQVLVNSNSDFAFKFFRQVSSNGGNRGSPFKKNIVFSPMCISTAFAMLSLGARANTLDQILRGLDFKPSEIQERMIHEGFHNLIYSLSNGGSGLQMEMGNCLFVQNELHPQPQFLRELRNIYGGEIYKENFKNTAVTEEHINQYVKTKTHGKISKLVDGVDPITEILLVSYIYMKAKWKKPFDPKYTTEQNFYVDPYTVVKVPMMFQMGMFETGYDNERLCTVLKLPYEGNAASYFILPDKGKMERVANSLSCGALRTWKRILTRSSVDVYLPRCLASGELNLKDIMYTMGVVDVFTDRADLSGITGQPQHRLSGALHKAMMMIDERGTEAAAASSMDTVPMSMPTIIKFNEPFITMIVDEPTNSILFMAKIFNPTEK; translated from the exons atggcgatttccctcctcttctttttaatTGCTGGGATCCTGGCTAACAATTTTAACCTACCAAATTCTGTGAATCCCAGCAGTTACATGAACAGGTGTGACAATGATGAGAGCAACCCCCAAGATATGAACCGCCAAAACCAAcccagtggaggaagaacacagACTCCAAACCAGGTCCTGGTCAACAGCAATTCAGACTTTGCATTCAAGTTCTTCAGGCAGGTTTCTTCTAATGGAGGCAACCGGGGCAGTCCATTCAAGAAGAACATCGTCTTCTCTCCCATGTGTATCTCCACAGCTTTTGCGATGCTGTCTTTGGGCGCTAGGGCCAACACTTTAGACCAGATCCTTAGAGGACTTGACTTCAAGCCATCAGAGATTCAGGAGAGGATGATACACGAAGGCTTCCACAACCTCATCTACTCTTTAAGCAACGGGGGTTCAGGCCTCCAAATGGAAATGGGGAATTGTCTGTTTGTGCAAAATGAGTTGCATCCACAACCGCAGTTCCTAAGGGAGCTCAGGAACATTTATGGAGGAGAGATCTATAAGGAAAATTTTAAGAACACAGCAGTAACTGAGGAGCACATCAATCAATACGTCAAAACGAAAACCCATGGGAAGATTTCTAAGCTCGTTGATGGAGTCGACCCAATTACTGAAATACTACTGGTTAGCTATATTTACATGAAAG CCAAATGGAAGAAGCCCTTTGACCCAAAGTACACGACAGAGCAGAACTTCTACGTGGATCCTTACACGGTTGTGAAAGTGCCAATGATGTTCCAGATGGGCATGTTTGAAACTGGCTATGACAACGAGCGACTGTGCACCGTTTTGAAGCTGCCTTACGAAGGAAATGCCGCTTCCTATTTTATCCTACCTGACAAGGGGAAGATGGAGAGGGTGGCTAACAGCTTGTCGTGTGGAGCTTTGCGGACTTGGAAAAGAATACTCACAAGGAG CTCTGTAGATGTGTATCTTCCAAGATGCTTGGCGAGTGGAGAGCTTAACCTGAAAGACATAATGTACACCATGGGTGTGGTTGATGTATTCACTGACAGAGCAGACCTGTCTGGAATTACAGGGCAGCCTCAGCACAGGCTTTCGGGA GCCCTTCATAAGGCTATGATGATGATAGATGAGAGAGGAACAGAAGCCGCAGCAGCCTCTTCTATGGATACGGTCCCAATGTCTATGCCTACAATCATTAAGTTCAATGAGCCTTTCATAACCATGATTGTTGATGAACCTACTAACAGTATCCTCTTCATGGCGAAGATCTTCAATCCTACAGAGAAGTAG
- the LOC117041538 gene encoding alpha-1-antiproteinase-like has translation MSRLYLCFLLSGLCAFVQCHHTPDHKEDHDHAHSPPAEGERDLPSLKIGPGNADFAFRFYHHVASETTEKNIFFSPLSISTALALVSLGARTTTLSQLLSGLGFSQSDVTKQEIHEGFHHLLRLLNRPNAELHLSIGNALFTDDQAKLLKKFLDDAKHFYDTDVLPTNFKNPAVAESQINSYIENKTNGKIVDAVQGLNPDALMVIVNYIYMRANWEKPFNSLSTREGDFHVDEQTTVKVPMMNKDSRFETYRDTILSCEVVKLPYKGKVSALFILPDQGKMKQLENALSKDVLLKWMNSTKSRRIQLFLPKFTISGNYVIKGILRRMNITEVFTDQADLSGITGKPELKISKAIHKAYLNVHENGTEAAATTAIEMVPTSLPPVINFNGPFMMLIVDEETRAIIFMAKVNNPTVA, from the exons ATGTCTCGCCTATACTTGTGTTTCCTTCTTTCTGGGCTCTGTGCTTTTGTCCAATGTCACCATACCCCTGACCACAAAGAGGACCATGACCATGCCCATTCTCCTCCGGCTGAAGGTGAAAGAGATCTGCCCTCTTTGAAGATAGGCCCAGGAAATGCTGACTTCGCCTTTCGATTCTACCACCACGTTGCTTCGGAGACCACTGAGaagaacattttcttttcccctctgaGCATTTCCACTGCCTTGGCCCTAGTGTCACTGGGAGCTAGAACAACCACGTTGAGTCAGCTTTTGTCAGGACTTGGCTTTAGCCAGTCAGATGTTACCAAACAGGAAATACATGAGGGTTTCCATCATCTCTTACGTTTACTGAACCGCCCCAATGCTGAACTCCACCTGAGCATTGGGAATGCCCTATTCACAGATGACCAAGCAAAACTCCTGAAAAAGTTCTTGGATGATGCCAAACATTTTTATGACACGGACGTTCTCCCGACTAACTTCAAGAATCCTGCAGTAGCTGAAAGTCAAATCAATAGCTatatagaaaataaaacaaatgggaAAATAGTTGATGCTGTCCAGGGTCTTAACCCAGACGCTCTAATGGTTATTGTGAACTATATTTACATGAGAG CCAATTGGGAAAAACCTTTCAATTCTCTGAGTACAAGAGAAGGAGACTTCCATGTGGATGAGCAAACAACGGTGAAAGTCCCAATGATGAACAAAGACAGCAGGTTTGAGACTTACCGTGATACGATCCTGTCCTGCGAGGTTGTGAAGCTCCCTTACAAGGGCAAAGTTTCAGCATTATTTATTCTTCCTGACCAAGGAAAAATGAAGCAGTTGGAAAATGCTCTTAGCAAAGACGTTTTGTTAAAATGGATGAATTCAACGAAATCACG GAGAATACAGCTATTCCTTCCAAAGTTTACAATCTCTGGCAACTATGTTATCAAAGGGATCTTAAGAAGAATGAATATTACGGAGGTATTCACAGATCAAGCAGACCTCTCTGGAATTACTGGGAAGCCTGAGCTGAAGATTTCCAAG GCTATTCACAAAGCTTATTTAAATGTCCACGAGAATGGCACTGAGGCTGCAGCTACTACTGCCATTGAAATGGTTCCTACCTCCCTTCCTCccgtcattaatttcaatggcccCTTTATGATGCTGATTGTTGACGAGGAAACTCGCGCCATCATATTCATGGCAAAAGTCAATAATCCTACTGTGGCATGA